CCTTTTTCTTTCCTAAAGTAAGCTTGCAATGATATATCTAGCATCACAGCTATATCAGTTTGAGTCATTCCCTTAAAACGTCTTAATTTTGCAACATTACTCATTTCTCAACTACCTCCCTTTTCAACTTTAGGTACTTCGTGTTTATAATATACCATTATCTTTAATTTTTTACAAGCAATACTTTCAACTTTAGGTACAAAGTGATATAATCTTTTTAAACACAGGAGGTGACTGCTTTGGAAATAAATAAAAATGCTTTAGGTAAAAGGATTAAAAATATTAGAGTAAATGAAAAAGATACACTAGAATCATTTGCTCAAAAAATAAACTCAAAAACTCAAGGAGCAATCAGGTCTGGAAAAAGTAACGTATCCAGATGGGAAAAAGGTGAAAATATACCAAATGATCTTACCCTGAAAACTATTGCTGAAATTGGAAATATGTCTGTTGATGAACTTTCATACGGAAGTACTGAAGATATAATAAATACCGGTATTACTGACTCATTAAAAAAAATGAATAAAGAACTTAAACAAACTGAAGAAAAAGAAGTATTTAATCAAATAAAAAGAGAAATCGACTTTTTCCCTTATAAATATACTGAATACGAAGAAATATATAATCTTTCAAAAGAAAGGCTATTAGATTATGTAGTAGGAAAAAGACAAGATGATAAAACTGTGATTCTTCAAATTATTGAAAGCATTGAAGAACTGTCAAATGATTTTTTAAAATCGAACTACTTTAAAAAAATTAATATAGACTCGGAAGAATTGACTTATAATTACTTTTTCTTATGTTTTCAAACGGATTCGCAAGTTCAATTTGAGTTGATTGATGGCATGAATGAACAAATTTATCATGAAACATTAGAAATATTGAATGAATCAATAGATGCACTTAACAATTTATATAACGCTCATTTCAAGCTACGATTTGATTCTAATGATTTAGAAATAGAGTCTAAGAAACTTATGCTTAGTCTCATAATAAAACGCTTTTACAATGAGTTACCCCTCCATCTTCAAACTAGCACTAATCGTGAATTTGTTGAAAAATATGTTCTTCAAAACGCTAAAGATATACTACCTAGTAATATAGTCATGATGAAAAAAGATAGTTTTAATACTTTAGAAGTTGAAAATATAGATGAACTTAGCACTAAGGCAAATAATTTTAGTATAGAAGTGGACCTAAATGAATTGATAGAAATTCTTGAAGGTAAAAAGCCTTTTTATATTACTTATATGGATCATGATAGTTTCCTATTAAAGAAAAAAAGAATCAAATAAATCTTATTCATCCTTTACCCTTAATCCTTGGCGTGGAATAAGAAAGGATAGATCCCATGATTAAAGAATACTTAAAAAAAGATGGCTCTAAGGCGTTTATGTTCACTGCTTACTTAGGTGTTGACCCTCTAACTGGTAAGCAAAGAAGGACTACAAGAAGAGGGTTTAGCACAAGGAAAGAAGCTTCTCTTGCAAAGTCTAGACTATTGGTAGATGTTGAAGAGAACGGTATCCAAAAACAAAATAAAACTACCTTTCAAGAGCTTTATGTTCTTTGGTATGAATCTGCATATAAAGACACCGTAAAAGAATCTACCAGGGTTAAAACAAAAGAATTGTTTGACTTGCACATCTTACCTGCTTTTGGAACATCTAAAATAGATAAAATCAGTATTAAAGCGTGTCAGTTAGTTGTTAATCAATGGTGTAAACGTTTTGTGAAGTATCGTTCTATGAAGGCGTACACCTCTAAAGTATTAGACTATGCGGTCACGTTGGAGATGATACGAGATAATCCTATGAAAAAGATTGTAATGCCTAAGAAGATAGAGGAAGTAGACGAGGAAGTAATAGAAAACTATTATACGAAAGAAGAATTACAAACGTTTTTGATCTGCTGCAAAGAAGATTTAGCTTCTGAATGGTTTACCTTCTTTCGACTACTTGCCTTCTCTGGACTTCGTAAGAGTGAGGCTTTTGCTCTTACATGGAAAGATATAGACTTTAAAGGGAAAACGGTCAGCATTTCTAAGGCGTTAGCACGTGGGGAACAAAACAGGCTTATCATCCAGTCACCTAAGAATAAAAGTAGTGTTAGAACGATTTCAATGGATGCAACCACCCTGGCCATCTTGAAAGAATGGCGTAAAGAACAAGCTATCACCATGCTAAAGTATGGCCACAATACAATGAATGATACTCAATTAGTTTTCTCTACTTCTACAAACAAGTTTATAGATCCAAATGCTAGTTTCAGACACATTGAAAAAGTAATTCAATTAAATGGTTTATCTAAAATTACTACTCATGGTTTACGACATACTCACTGTAGTCTACTCTTTGAATCGGATGCTCCTATTCAGGTAGTAAAAGAACGACTTGGCCACTCTGATATTCAAACTACTATGAATATTTATACGCATGTCACAGAAAAATCAAAGGAAGATACGGCTGAAAAGTTCGCTCAATATGTCAATTTTTAACAAAGCGTATTCAATAACGTATTCAAAACAAAAAAGAAGTCTTGAAGCATTACAGGGAACACCGCCCTATCAACGTTTCAAGACTTCACTATTAATTTATGATGGAGACAATGGGTATCTTGTTTTGAAAGTGGATAGAGTTCACTATGTGTTATAAGCCTTGCTGTATCAAGAAAATTAACTTTTAATGTTTCACTACTAATCAATCAGTTTAAAGTAAAAGATGTTCAATTAGATGTTCAATTAAAATAATAAGTGGGCGCATATAATATATTTTTTTAACGGTGGAAATGTTCAAATACACTTACATAGTATTTACTTTCATAACTTAATTCTTCCAGTAATTCATAAAAGAGATCATCTTCATTTAAATGCGAAACTATTTTCATAATTTTTTCTTTAAAATCAGATTGGCTAACCCTCTGTTCAAAATGAATCAATCTAGAATATTCTTTCATTAAATCATCTAATAAATGCCATTGCTCTGTGGTAATATCAAATTCAAAAAATAAGCGGTCTACTGGCGTGTTACTGTATAATAGTTGTACTTGGTGCTTCAGTTGTTTAATCTCATTTTCTACGTTCATAAGCAATCTCCCAAAACATTTATTTAACTCATTCTATAAATTATACCAAACCTATATTGAATGGATAGCTAATATTTTTGATTTAAAATAGAAAATCACAATTGACGGAAGTAGAAGCTATTTTGTGTTCACTTTTTAAAGTAGAATGAAGTAGTGTGATAAAATAGGCGGCAAATTGAACGACTGTGAACATTTAGGAATGTTCTGATGTATTTATATACAATTCATGTAGAAGCCCTTAAATCGCTTGTATGGTCGTTATTTAACGATTACACTAAAAAGCCACCGTTTCGGATAGCTCGTTTGTCTTCTTCTAATCGGTTGCACTAGTCCTTGTATGCCATAATTTTGCTCTGGAATTACCTTTACATAAGATAAGCCTGTGTATGTGTCTACCTTTCGAGAAAGCACTTCAAGGTGTGAGGGAGCATTTCCCTAAATACCAAAAACGTATAGCTCGTCTTTCTCACTTAGGTAAGGTTGTACGGCTTTAACAAACTCACTCATATCTTTCTCTACTTGCTTATCATACTCTTTGATTTCATCAAAAAAGGAGCGTCAATGTGATCTCTTACCTTCCCTCTATCAATCGTACCTTATGAGCCTCTGCCTTTTTTAAAAGAGGATTGGTAAAGGTGTAACTCACTAGAAAGCACCTTGTTCTTTCAGTTGCTTCAACCTCACTATTTAACTACTTTATTTCTTCTACTTTAAAATTAGATTGGCAATTTCATAAAGTATTAGCTATTTCATTTCTGTTATTATTCTAGCCCTCCTTCTACGCCTTTGTGTTACAATTCTACATCGTTACCCTCATAGCGTTGTCTACTGCTTCATTTAACGCTTGGTTATCAGTCAATCGTACCAGTTTTGCTAGCCCCTCGTATGGCTCTTTATATCCTGCTGTTTTCCATATTTAACATTCTTCTTTTCTGATTGGATTATTACACCGTTTGTGTAGCTCTTAGAATACCAGTAGAGAAAGGCAAGTTTTTTTGTCTGTAAACGTATGCCACTAGTTTATCTTTTCGCGTTGTTCCGTACTTCTTTCTCTAAAGAAAGAGATTGGTTATTGCGTTCTTGAAGAAATACATTTTCCTCCTCATACGGTGGATAAGTTTACGCACATACCCCTGTAATAACCGTATATAAGGCAACCCTAAAGCTTTCAGCTTCAATTACATATACTTTGTTCATTAAACCTTAAAAGCTCTCTAATCACGTTTATTTCGTCTTTTTAAAATGAAACGATTGATATTCTAAACATTTCCACCTTACCCCGCTTATACTTTGGTTTATATTTTGTAGCGGTTGTTTCTTATCTCTCATTTTAGGATATATACAGAAAACGATTCTAACGAAAGTTATGGATAACTATACATGAATTAATTTGAAATGACCTTAGAATGCGTTTCTACGATAGCGTAAAATAAAAAAACTGCCTAAATTAAAGGCAGCCATTTGTTAATCAAACATTCTATTATTCTCTAAGTATATTTTTATATCTTTTTTGTTATGTTTATTTTTTTCAAAATTTTCATTTAGTTGAGTAAGTTTGTCTTTACCTTTATGTGATGAAGATATTACTAAGTGATAAGGATCAATAAAAAGAATAGAATGTTTATATTTATTTTCTAGTCCATCAACTTCATATAGATAGAATACTCTAAAGGCGGTAGTTCTCCCAAGTAAATCTGTAAAATTAATCTTGTATATAAAATCTAAATAATTTTGGTCGATACCACTTTCAACATAACTACTTATCAACGTTCTAAGTCTTTCATTATTCTTTACGTTAGTAACATGATTATAAGGTTTCATTCTCAAACAATGTAAATCATTTTTTAATTCATCTAATCTTAGTTCTTCTTCTCCATTCAAACTAGTGTCTGGCAAGTAATTTGTAAATTTTAACTCTTCATTCATAATGGAGCTTTTTGATTCTTCTGAATACCACTCGAAAAATCTTTCTTTCGGTTCTTCAAACTTCTTCGTTTTAAACCTATTTT
The Jeotgalibaca sp. MA1X17-3 genome window above contains:
- a CDS encoding helix-turn-helix domain-containing protein; protein product: MEINKNALGKRIKNIRVNEKDTLESFAQKINSKTQGAIRSGKSNVSRWEKGENIPNDLTLKTIAEIGNMSVDELSYGSTEDIINTGITDSLKKMNKELKQTEEKEVFNQIKREIDFFPYKYTEYEEIYNLSKERLLDYVVGKRQDDKTVILQIIESIEELSNDFLKSNYFKKINIDSEELTYNYFFLCFQTDSQVQFELIDGMNEQIYHETLEILNESIDALNNLYNAHFKLRFDSNDLEIESKKLMLSLIIKRFYNELPLHLQTSTNREFVEKYVLQNAKDILPSNIVMMKKDSFNTLEVENIDELSTKANNFSIEVDLNELIEILEGKKPFYITYMDHDSFLLKKKRIK
- a CDS encoding tyrosine-type recombinase/integrase is translated as MIKEYLKKDGSKAFMFTAYLGVDPLTGKQRRTTRRGFSTRKEASLAKSRLLVDVEENGIQKQNKTTFQELYVLWYESAYKDTVKESTRVKTKELFDLHILPAFGTSKIDKISIKACQLVVNQWCKRFVKYRSMKAYTSKVLDYAVTLEMIRDNPMKKIVMPKKIEEVDEEVIENYYTKEELQTFLICCKEDLASEWFTFFRLLAFSGLRKSEAFALTWKDIDFKGKTVSISKALARGEQNRLIIQSPKNKSSVRTISMDATTLAILKEWRKEQAITMLKYGHNTMNDTQLVFSTSTNKFIDPNASFRHIEKVIQLNGLSKITTHGLRHTHCSLLFESDAPIQVVKERLGHSDIQTTMNIYTHVTEKSKEDTAEKFAQYVNF